In a genomic window of Mucilaginibacter sp. KACC 22063:
- a CDS encoding N-acetylneuraminate synthase family protein: MKEILAKKASEIKLLITDCDGVLTDGGVYYDESGEYQKKFNIRDGMGVERLRKMANIDTAIITGERSPSVIARAEKLDITELHLFAKNKPAVLAGILERLQLKAEQVAYIGDDYNDLEIMKLVGLTASPADALPGIKAAVDYVCEAKGGEGCFREFAEMIIEYKNAFEPVPTKVNTNREAVITLSNGRKIGEGHPCYIIAEIGINHNGSLETAKQLIDEAVAAKADAVKFQKRTPEICVPKDQWEVMRDTPWGHISYIEYKRKTEFGIAEYAAIDQYCKKLGIDWFVSAWDVPSVDFMEQFDTVMYKLASASLTDFELIERILITGRPLMLSTGMSTMKEIENALNFINAFDPAYPLFVAHSTSAYPCKPEELNLRMIRTLAHKFPGIPVGYSGHETGLATTVAAVAMGATFVERHFTLDRAMWGSDHAASVEPQGLQRLVRDIRDAEIAAGDGIKKVYESELAPMKRLRVNISDEYKDKFLAK; this comes from the coding sequence ATGAAAGAGATCTTAGCTAAAAAAGCATCTGAAATTAAATTACTGATTACAGATTGCGACGGTGTTTTAACCGATGGCGGCGTTTATTACGACGAAAGCGGAGAATACCAGAAAAAATTTAACATCCGCGATGGTATGGGCGTTGAGCGTTTGCGCAAAATGGCCAACATAGATACAGCAATTATTACTGGCGAGCGTTCGCCCTCGGTAATAGCACGTGCAGAGAAACTGGATATTACTGAACTGCATTTATTTGCTAAGAACAAACCAGCAGTATTAGCAGGGATATTGGAGCGTTTACAGTTGAAAGCCGAGCAGGTAGCTTATATCGGAGATGACTATAACGATCTGGAAATTATGAAGCTGGTTGGTTTAACCGCCAGCCCGGCCGATGCCTTGCCTGGTATTAAAGCAGCTGTTGATTATGTATGCGAAGCCAAAGGCGGCGAAGGCTGCTTCCGTGAGTTTGCTGAAATGATCATTGAATACAAAAATGCTTTTGAGCCGGTGCCTACAAAGGTAAATACCAATCGCGAAGCGGTAATAACCTTAAGCAATGGCCGTAAAATAGGCGAGGGGCATCCTTGCTATATTATTGCAGAAATAGGCATCAATCATAATGGCTCGCTTGAAACAGCAAAGCAATTAATTGATGAGGCTGTTGCTGCCAAAGCTGATGCGGTAAAATTTCAGAAACGTACACCGGAAATCTGCGTTCCTAAAGATCAGTGGGAGGTAATGCGCGATACCCCCTGGGGCCACATCTCCTATATCGAATACAAACGCAAAACAGAATTTGGCATTGCCGAGTATGCAGCGATAGACCAATATTGTAAAAAACTGGGTATCGATTGGTTTGTGTCAGCATGGGATGTGCCATCGGTTGATTTTATGGAGCAGTTTGATACGGTAATGTATAAGCTGGCATCTGCTTCTTTAACAGATTTTGAGCTTATTGAACGTATACTAATCACCGGTCGCCCGCTAATGTTATCAACAGGTATGTCGACCATGAAGGAGATAGAGAACGCGTTAAATTTCATCAATGCATTTGATCCGGCTTATCCATTATTTGTAGCGCATTCAACGTCGGCATATCCATGTAAACCGGAGGAATTAAACCTTCGGATGATCCGTACACTGGCACACAAGTTTCCGGGCATACCTGTTGGCTACTCTGGCCACGAAACCGGCCTTGCAACTACCGTAGCTGCTGTAGCAATGGGCGCCACTTTTGTGGAAAGGCATTTTACGTTGGACCGCGCCATGTGGGGATCAGACCATGCGGCCAGTGTAGAGCCACAAGGCTTACAGCGTTTGGTGCGCGATATCCGCGATGCGGAGATTGCAGCAGGCGATGGTATAAAAAAAGTTTACGAATCAGAACTGGCACCAATGAAAAGGTTGCGTGTAAACATCAGCGACGAATACAAGGATAAGTTTTTAGCAAAATAA
- a CDS encoding aminotransferase class III-fold pyridoxal phosphate-dependent enzyme: MPNQIDLNNDFPVITESDKLYERALKVQKPVTQTLAKGPGQFTMGVAPKYLVKGKGAHVWDADGNEYIDFNSAIGPISLGYAYPAVDNAIRQQLNDGITFSLMHPFEVELAELVNEVIPNAEAVKISKTGADVCSAAIRVARAFTGRDKIFCCGYHGWHDWYIGITSRNAGIPEAIQDMTFTFEYNDIESIKAALDETVAALILEPFIFEAPKPGFLQELAEVCKANGTLLIFDEMWTGFRIALGGAQEYFGVKADLAVFSKACANGMPIALLTGRADVMELFNSEVFSYTTFGGEALSLAACIATIKELRDKNVPQYLDEKGALLKDGYNQLAIELGMDQYTRCIGFNCRTMLTFTPEAGNGLELKTLMQQEMIKRGILWAGFHNMCFSHTDQDINYTLEAYRAVLPIVKEAILSGDVKSYLKGEVLEAVFRKVSNYNIKPKAAAL, encoded by the coding sequence ATGCCTAATCAAATCGATCTTAATAATGATTTTCCGGTTATTACCGAATCAGATAAGCTTTATGAGCGTGCTTTAAAAGTTCAAAAACCGGTAACCCAAACCTTGGCAAAAGGCCCTGGCCAGTTTACAATGGGCGTGGCGCCTAAATACCTGGTTAAGGGTAAGGGTGCGCACGTTTGGGATGCCGATGGCAATGAATACATTGATTTCAATTCGGCCATTGGTCCCATCTCTTTAGGTTATGCCTATCCTGCTGTTGACAACGCAATTCGCCAGCAATTGAATGATGGGATCACCTTTTCACTGATGCACCCTTTCGAGGTTGAGCTTGCAGAATTAGTTAATGAGGTTATCCCTAATGCCGAGGCTGTAAAAATATCAAAAACAGGAGCCGATGTATGTTCGGCTGCTATCCGTGTTGCCCGTGCTTTTACAGGCCGAGATAAAATATTTTGTTGCGGTTACCACGGTTGGCACGATTGGTATATCGGCATCACCAGCCGCAATGCCGGTATTCCTGAGGCTATCCAGGACATGACCTTTACATTCGAATACAACGATATAGAATCTATAAAGGCTGCGCTTGATGAAACAGTAGCTGCACTAATATTAGAGCCTTTCATTTTTGAGGCACCTAAACCCGGCTTTTTGCAGGAATTGGCCGAAGTATGCAAGGCAAACGGCACACTGCTGATCTTTGATGAAATGTGGACCGGCTTCCGCATTGCTTTAGGGGGCGCTCAAGAGTATTTCGGCGTTAAGGCCGACCTGGCAGTATTTTCAAAAGCTTGCGCTAATGGGATGCCGATAGCATTGCTTACCGGCCGTGCCGATGTGATGGAGCTGTTTAATTCAGAAGTTTTCAGTTACACCACTTTTGGCGGCGAAGCGCTTTCATTAGCGGCTTGTATCGCAACCATCAAAGAGCTTCGCGACAAAAATGTGCCGCAATACCTTGACGAAAAAGGGGCCTTATTAAAAGACGGTTATAATCAGCTGGCTATTGAGTTGGGCATGGATCAATACACCCGTTGCATAGGCTTTAATTGCCGCACGATGTTAACCTTTACTCCGGAAGCAGGCAATGGCCTTGAGCTAAAAACGCTGATGCAGCAGGAAATGATTAAGCGCGGCATACTTTGGGCTGGTTTCCATAATATGTGCTTTAGCCATACCGATCAGGATATCAACTATACGCTTGAGGCCTACCGTGCGGTATTGCCTATTGTAAAAGAAGCTATTTTAAGTGGTGATGTGAAAAGCTATTTAAAAGGAGAGGTGCTTGAAGCGGTATTCCGCAAAGTGAGCAACTATAACATCAAACCTAAAGCTGCTGCGCTATAA
- a CDS encoding transketolase — protein sequence MSYNNNYTEQQLQEIALKVREHIIRMSTDGGCFIGASLSAVDLIVYLYTNFLNISHDNLYDADRDYLFLSKGHDVPALYGTLAELGLLEKERLQKHLSLDDYIYWHPNTRIPGVEFHSGSLGHLPSVAIGVAMDIKIRGDQNKVVCILGDGELNEGTCWEAMLVANAYKLDNLIFVVDRNQFQANIRTEELIPLEPLADKFKAFGAAVKRIDGHSFNALHDAFSAYPFETGKVNVVIADTMRGKGLPSIQERADRWFCNFSAEEIGQLLLELHGQHQTTLSSETLIVR from the coding sequence ATGTCGTACAATAACAACTATACCGAGCAACAGCTGCAGGAAATTGCACTCAAGGTGCGCGAACATATTATCCGCATGTCTACCGATGGGGGCTGTTTCATCGGCGCATCCTTATCAGCCGTTGACCTTATTGTATACCTGTATACTAACTTTTTGAATATATCGCACGATAATTTGTACGATGCCGACCGCGATTACCTGTTCCTGTCTAAAGGGCACGATGTACCTGCGCTTTACGGTACGCTGGCCGAGTTAGGATTATTGGAAAAGGAAAGGTTGCAAAAACACCTGTCGCTTGATGATTATATCTACTGGCACCCTAACACCCGTATTCCGGGAGTGGAGTTTCACTCTGGCTCATTAGGACATTTGCCATCAGTGGCTATTGGGGTAGCTATGGATATTAAGATCCGCGGCGACCAGAATAAAGTAGTTTGCATTTTGGGCGACGGCGAACTTAACGAAGGTACTTGCTGGGAGGCGATGCTGGTAGCCAATGCCTACAAACTGGACAATCTGATTTTTGTGGTTGACCGTAACCAGTTTCAGGCCAATATCCGCACGGAAGAACTGATTCCACTTGAACCGCTTGCTGACAAGTTTAAAGCATTCGGTGCTGCCGTTAAACGGATAGACGGGCACAGTTTTAATGCGTTGCATGATGCTTTTTCGGCTTACCCATTTGAAACCGGAAAGGTGAACGTAGTAATTGCCGATACTATGCGCGGCAAAGGATTGCCAAGCATACAGGAACGTGCCGACCGCTGGTTCTGTAATTTCTCAGCAGAAGAAATCGGCCAGTTACTGCTCGAATTACACGGCCAGCACCAAACCACGCTATCATCCGAAACCTTAATTGTAAGATAA
- a CDS encoding glycosyltransferase family protein, translating to MKDKVLIVVQARMSSSRLPGKVMMPVLGKSMLARMLERLSKMRHHAIIVVATSEERDDDVIAKEANDLKIACYRGNLTNLLDRHYQAAKLHNANVVLKIPSDCPLIDPAIIDEVLDYFFANKGKYDFVSNLHPATWPDGNDVEVMTMQCLERTWQNASRPLELEHTTPYIWENPDLFRIGNVTWGTGLDYSMAHRFTIDYPEDYLFIKRVYEELYRKNDGFSCDDILALLEKQPEIYQINAQYAGVNWYRHHLDELKTVNPDQTRQSPSQLITT from the coding sequence ATGAAGGATAAGGTGCTTATAGTGGTACAGGCGCGAATGTCGTCGAGCCGTTTGCCAGGTAAAGTAATGATGCCGGTGTTAGGTAAAAGTATGCTGGCACGGATGCTTGAGCGCTTAAGCAAGATGCGCCATCATGCCATAATTGTTGTGGCAACTTCAGAAGAAAGAGACGACGATGTAATTGCAAAGGAAGCTAATGACTTAAAGATAGCATGTTACAGGGGCAACCTTACTAACCTGCTTGACCGCCATTACCAGGCTGCTAAACTGCATAATGCCAATGTAGTACTTAAGATACCATCTGACTGCCCTTTGATTGACCCTGCAATTATAGATGAGGTGCTCGACTATTTCTTTGCCAATAAGGGTAAGTATGATTTTGTAAGCAACCTGCACCCGGCAACATGGCCGGATGGCAACGATGTGGAGGTAATGACCATGCAATGCCTTGAACGTACCTGGCAAAATGCAAGCCGCCCGCTCGAGTTAGAACATACCACACCATATATCTGGGAAAACCCCGATTTGTTCCGAATAGGCAATGTGACATGGGGTACCGGCTTAGACTATTCGATGGCGCACCGCTTTACCATTGATTACCCTGAAGATTACCTTTTTATTAAACGGGTTTACGAAGAGCTTTATCGCAAAAATGACGGTTTCTCCTGCGATGACATCCTGGCATTGCTGGAGAAACAGCCTGAGATATACCAGATCAACGCTCAATATGCCGGTGTTAACTGGTACCGCCATCACCTTGATGAATTAAAAACGGTTAATCCCGACCAAACCCGTCAGTCGCCATCACAATTAATTACTACCTGA
- a CDS encoding phosphatase PAP2 family protein, with the protein MAVLIKNAVILFFLIFISFVCAAQNRDSLKSVTVDSTRAIFDTTLVKDGHLQTAGKALKTTVLGVPGDFVQMGKAVTRDWRVTAACVGGISLLILADKPVTQWYQDHVETTVKYKLPSLPGEGSSRFFYGNDAYLNYAVLGLYGGSLAANYKTGQMAALNSMKALAYSYLISQVTLKSIFARNRPDPTLRDGIPAKRGYTNDPYDFFNFHRIRFNASGNIRGMSFPSMHATAYFAVAKVMAMEFHNYWIPYGAVAFIFFADVDAHQHWVGDMVAGGLLGTVIGQGIVMSSRLFEKRAAEKKRPGENEIKRHKPAFSYQILPAISRSMTGVTLFVSL; encoded by the coding sequence ATGGCTGTATTAATAAAAAATGCCGTCATTCTTTTTTTTCTTATTTTTATATCTTTTGTATGTGCGGCGCAAAACCGCGATTCGCTTAAATCTGTAACCGTAGATAGTACCCGCGCAATATTTGATACTACACTTGTTAAAGACGGACATTTGCAGACCGCCGGAAAAGCATTAAAAACTACGGTACTGGGTGTACCGGGCGATTTTGTACAAATGGGAAAGGCAGTGACCAGAGACTGGCGGGTAACAGCTGCTTGTGTTGGGGGCATTTCCTTATTGATACTTGCCGATAAACCGGTAACACAGTGGTATCAAGATCATGTAGAAACTACCGTTAAATATAAATTACCAAGTCTTCCTGGAGAAGGAAGCAGCCGGTTTTTCTACGGTAATGATGCTTACTTGAATTATGCTGTTTTAGGTTTGTATGGAGGATCGCTGGCCGCCAATTATAAGACAGGGCAAATGGCCGCATTAAACTCAATGAAAGCGCTGGCCTATTCTTATTTAATTTCGCAGGTAACTTTGAAGTCAATATTTGCAAGGAACAGGCCAGATCCCACCTTAAGAGACGGAATACCAGCAAAAAGAGGATATACAAATGATCCATACGATTTTTTTAACTTTCATCGTATCAGATTTAACGCCAGTGGAAATATAAGAGGCATGTCTTTTCCATCTATGCATGCTACAGCCTACTTTGCAGTAGCAAAGGTAATGGCGATGGAGTTTCATAATTACTGGATACCATACGGTGCAGTAGCCTTTATTTTCTTTGCCGATGTAGATGCGCATCAACACTGGGTAGGTGATATGGTGGCAGGTGGCTTATTAGGAACTGTAATAGGCCAGGGTATTGTAATGAGCTCCCGTTTGTTTGAAAAGAGAGCAGCAGAAAAGAAAAGACCCGGAGAAAACGAAATAAAGCGTCATAAACCAGCTTTCAGTTATCAAATATTACCCGCTATATCACGCAGCATGACAGGGGTTACCTTATTTGTTTCATTATAG
- a CDS encoding SDR family oxidoreductase: MELFSLNGKTAIVTGALGLIGRKHCEALALAGANVIVADINGEAAADFAAQLGDQHLGIQLDVTNKAAVEAARDQILNQYGAIDILVNNAAINDMFENPAMAKELSAFENYPLDAFQKSLDVNVTGVFLCSQVFGTVMAENEGGSIINIASTYGMVGPDQKIYRTECGEQTFFKSAAYPVTKGAIINFTRFLAAYWGSKGVRVNTLSPGGVENGQNEYFINNYSEKTLLGRMAKASDYQGALIFLASDASAYMTGANLVVDGGWTAI, translated from the coding sequence ATGGAACTGTTTTCATTAAACGGCAAAACGGCTATTGTAACCGGGGCATTAGGGCTTATTGGCCGTAAGCATTGCGAGGCTTTAGCATTAGCGGGTGCAAATGTGATTGTGGCGGATATCAATGGCGAAGCGGCAGCAGATTTTGCTGCACAATTAGGAGATCAGCATTTAGGGATACAGCTTGATGTAACCAATAAAGCTGCTGTTGAAGCTGCACGAGACCAGATATTAAACCAATACGGCGCTATAGATATACTGGTTAACAATGCTGCCATTAACGATATGTTCGAAAATCCGGCAATGGCAAAAGAGTTATCAGCTTTTGAGAACTATCCGCTTGATGCTTTCCAGAAATCGCTTGATGTGAATGTAACGGGCGTTTTCCTGTGTTCGCAGGTTTTCGGAACAGTGATGGCAGAAAATGAGGGCGGGAGTATCATCAACATTGCTTCTACCTACGGCATGGTTGGCCCCGACCAAAAAATTTACCGTACAGAATGCGGTGAGCAAACCTTTTTTAAATCGGCAGCATACCCGGTAACAAAAGGGGCCATCATCAATTTTACCCGCTTTTTAGCAGCTTATTGGGGCAGCAAAGGTGTGCGTGTAAATACCCTTTCGCCAGGTGGTGTTGAAAACGGGCAAAACGAATACTTCATTAATAATTATTCAGAAAAAACATTATTAGGCCGTATGGCCAAAGCATCAGATTATCAGGGCGCGCTTATATTTCTGGCAAGTGATGCTTCGGCATACATGACAGGGGCTAACCTGGTAGTTGATGGTGGCTGGACAGCAATTTAA
- a CDS encoding DUF6624 domain-containing protein — protein MNVEIAKKICALRDEDLKLRDELIEQGRLSEGYDPEMEDLHNKNAEILDEIINDIGYPTVAKVGKEACEAAWLVIQHSISQPSFMRKCKNLLELAVKENLADKKSLAYLTDRIAVLSGEPQKYGTQFDWDESGKLVPNLYDDLNDVNLRRSAIGLNTLEKQTALINQRVKEEHQLPPDNLAKRNASMIEWKIKVGWL, from the coding sequence ATGAATGTTGAAATTGCAAAGAAGATATGTGCTCTTCGGGATGAAGATTTAAAACTCAGAGATGAGCTTATCGAACAAGGCAGACTATCGGAAGGCTATGACCCTGAAATGGAAGATTTGCATAATAAAAATGCCGAGATTCTGGATGAGATCATCAATGATATAGGTTATCCAACAGTGGCCAAAGTAGGTAAAGAAGCTTGTGAGGCTGCATGGTTAGTAATTCAGCATTCTATAAGCCAGCCATCATTTATGAGGAAATGCAAAAATCTTTTGGAGCTTGCTGTAAAAGAAAATCTGGCGGATAAAAAATCATTAGCATATTTAACAGACCGCATAGCGGTTTTGAGCGGGGAGCCCCAAAAATACGGAACACAGTTTGATTGGGATGAAAGCGGTAAACTAGTTCCAAATTTATATGATGATTTAAACGATGTAAATCTAAGGAGATCAGCTATTGGCCTTAACACCTTAGAGAAACAAACAGCTTTGATTAATCAACGGGTAAAAGAAGAGCATCAGTTACCACCAGACAATTTAGCCAAACGAAATGCGAGCATGATTGAATGGAAAATCAAAGTGGGGTGGTTGTAG
- a CDS encoding transketolase family protein: MTYEELLTETALNDEQVIVMTAENRALVRNLPGILGKRFIDTGITEQTMIGAAAGLALRGRTPVVHALASFLTMRAFEFVRTDVGIADLPVKMSGFIPGFLSDANGPTHQAIEDISIMRGIPNMTVFAPADEDDLIHMLPAIWQSDDPAYTRINTRKTVYHHQPFEFGKAEVIARGADVTILTYGLLFEQALIALEILKNEGLSVGLINMRSLKPVDEEAILEAAESSKLVVTLEDHFLTGGLYSIVAEVLLKHQTTAHVLPFALSEKWFRPALLPDVLHHEGFTGKQIAEKILGYKTGHRQPHISVPQFSE; the protein is encoded by the coding sequence ATGACCTACGAAGAACTTTTGACCGAAACCGCGCTGAACGACGAACAGGTGATTGTTATGACCGCCGAAAACCGTGCATTGGTGCGTAACCTGCCCGGTATTTTAGGCAAACGGTTTATAGATACCGGTATAACCGAACAAACCATGATCGGTGCAGCTGCCGGGCTGGCCTTGCGTGGTCGTACCCCGGTGGTACATGCGCTGGCTTCATTTTTAACCATGCGTGCCTTTGAGTTTGTGCGTACTGATGTAGGTATTGCCGACCTTCCGGTTAAAATGAGCGGATTTATCCCTGGGTTTTTATCAGATGCAAACGGGCCTACACACCAGGCTATTGAAGATATTTCAATTATGCGCGGCATCCCTAATATGACGGTTTTTGCACCGGCAGATGAGGATGACCTGATTCATATGCTGCCTGCTATCTGGCAATCAGATGATCCGGCTTATACGCGTATCAACACACGTAAAACAGTGTATCATCACCAGCCTTTTGAATTCGGTAAGGCAGAAGTGATTGCACGCGGCGCAGATGTAACCATACTTACTTACGGATTATTGTTTGAGCAGGCGCTAATTGCTTTAGAGATATTGAAAAACGAAGGTCTTTCTGTAGGGCTTATTAACATGCGTAGCCTTAAACCGGTGGATGAAGAAGCAATTCTGGAAGCAGCCGAATCAAGCAAATTAGTTGTAACGCTTGAAGATCATTTTTTAACGGGCGGCCTATACAGCATTGTAGCCGAGGTGTTATTAAAGCACCAAACTACTGCCCATGTACTGCCATTTGCATTAAGTGAAAAATGGTTCCGCCCTGCATTGTTGCCTGATGTTTTACATCACGAAGGCTTCACAGGCAAACAGATAGCTGAAAAAATATTAGGCTACAAAACCGGGCACCGCCAGCCACATATTTCAGTTCCACAGTTTTCAGAATAA
- a CDS encoding RidA family protein, with protein sequence MRIKKYIFWVMLAGPLLTIVYDCNDNKSVETGLINGKSPSNKQKWHWGNKEKQNSDAGYAQVVKVDNTMYVSGVTTSQISIAGVNRLYKELKKCLDAFGASPSQVVKETLYTTDIELMKKCNEPRKIFYKGDFPAATWVQIDRLYEKDAKLEVDFIVQF encoded by the coding sequence ATGAGAATAAAGAAATACATTTTTTGGGTTATGCTTGCGGGGCCGTTATTGACGATAGTTTATGACTGTAATGATAATAAGTCAGTAGAAACTGGATTAATAAATGGAAAGTCGCCGAGCAACAAACAAAAATGGCACTGGGGAAATAAGGAAAAGCAAAATTCTGATGCCGGATATGCTCAGGTTGTAAAGGTCGACAATACTATGTATGTGTCAGGTGTTACAACCAGTCAAATTAGTATAGCTGGGGTGAATAGACTTTACAAAGAGTTGAAAAAATGTTTAGATGCATTCGGTGCTTCTCCAAGCCAGGTTGTGAAAGAAACGTTATATACAACTGATATTGAGCTTATGAAAAAATGTAATGAGCCCAGAAAAATATTCTACAAAGGGGATTTTCCAGCCGCAACCTGGGTGCAAATTGATAGGTTATATGAAAAGGATGCAAAGTTAGAAGTAGACTTTATCGTACAATTTTAG
- a CDS encoding phosphatidylinositol-specific phospholipase C/glycerophosphodiester phosphodiesterase family protein — protein MHKASDCHKHLKLFLIFWLMFFGKAAYPQTVSLKNAFAHNDYWHKRPLYDALDNGYTQVEADVYLRGNKLIVAHVLPILRRHKYLEDLYLKPLADCVNGNNSKLNCPEYPVMLMIDIKSDAESTYIALEQLLNRYSHLLSSYEDGKFIQRKITVVITGHKPYHIMATQKTRLAFLDDNLMRPSQDTVSAAMYRTASCRFSKLVKWDGQGIMPDTERQKLCAFVGMAHKFGKKVRLWASPENKGVWQQLLDCGVDLINTDKLVELKNYLLYDRKTQSLSEKPVTAGL, from the coding sequence ATGCACAAAGCAAGTGATTGCCATAAGCACCTTAAATTATTCCTTATTTTCTGGCTGATGTTCTTCGGCAAAGCAGCGTATCCTCAAACGGTTTCCTTAAAAAATGCATTCGCCCATAATGACTACTGGCACAAACGCCCCTTGTATGATGCGCTGGATAACGGCTATACGCAAGTTGAGGCAGATGTTTACTTGCGGGGCAATAAGCTGATTGTAGCGCATGTGCTGCCTATACTTCGCCGCCACAAATACCTGGAAGACCTTTATTTAAAACCACTGGCCGATTGTGTAAATGGTAATAACAGTAAGCTTAACTGCCCCGAGTATCCTGTTATGCTGATGATCGACATTAAGTCGGATGCAGAAAGCACCTACATAGCACTTGAGCAATTATTAAATAGGTATAGCCACTTATTATCTTCTTATGAGGATGGTAAATTTATACAGCGAAAAATAACCGTAGTAATAACCGGGCATAAGCCCTACCATATAATGGCTACCCAGAAAACAAGGCTGGCATTTTTAGATGATAACCTGATGCGTCCATCGCAGGATACTGTTTCCGCTGCCATGTACCGTACGGCCAGCTGCCGCTTTTCAAAATTAGTAAAATGGGATGGACAGGGCATAATGCCTGATACAGAGCGCCAAAAGCTTTGCGCATTTGTTGGCATGGCACATAAGTTTGGTAAGAAAGTGCGCCTTTGGGCATCGCCTGAAAATAAAGGTGTGTGGCAGCAACTGCTTGATTGCGGCGTCGACCTTATTAATACCGATAAACTGGTAGAACTGAAAAACTACCTTTTGTATGACCGGAAAACCCAGTCGTTAAGCGAAAAGCCGGTTACTGCGGGCTTATAA
- a CDS encoding MarR family winged helix-turn-helix transcriptional regulator, producing MNFGEEFSLQIVLANKTYHQYLYQFFDQAEAHYHYQIILLLSRYKSKLTQKMLCDELGIEKSNMAAIIDNLEEKGYVTREVNYKDRRSKIVQLTPKADEILNELSSAFDHFESNVTHEISWQEMYSCISVLKRINENLVNFNQKALN from the coding sequence ATGAATTTCGGAGAAGAATTTAGTCTGCAGATTGTGCTGGCTAATAAAACATACCACCAGTACCTATATCAGTTTTTTGACCAGGCCGAAGCACATTACCATTACCAGATCATCCTGCTGTTAAGCCGCTACAAAAGTAAGCTCACCCAAAAAATGCTTTGCGACGAGTTAGGTATCGAGAAATCAAACATGGCCGCCATTATTGATAACTTGGAAGAGAAAGGCTACGTAACCCGCGAGGTAAATTATAAAGACCGCCGGAGTAAGATAGTTCAGCTTACCCCAAAGGCCGACGAAATTTTAAACGAACTAAGCAGCGCTTTTGACCATTTCGAATCCAATGTTACGCACGAGATCAGCTGGCAGGAAATGTACAGCTGCATATCAGTACTAAAAAGGATCAACGAAAACCTTGTCAATTTTAATCAGAAGGCCTTAAACTAA